A window of Castanea sativa cultivar Marrone di Chiusa Pesio chromosome 1, ASM4071231v1 contains these coding sequences:
- the LOC142621871 gene encoding NAC domain-containing protein 54-like: MAPVSLPPGFRFHPTDEELVAYYLKRKINGRKIDLEIIPEVDLYKCEPWDLPGKSLLPSKDLEWYFFSPRDRKYPNGSRTNRATKAGYWKATGKDRKVNSQTRAVGMKKTLVYYRGRAPHGARTDWVMHEYRLDERECEIPSGLQDAYALCRVFKKSATGPKIGEHYAIPTTNYQLTSDHSSSVELYSEGRCEDLESTDYRMPYDNSCSPNMVAGSSHDISGTRDGKWMQFLSEDAFNFTPTPYPNYGNVSYPPSKVDITLECARLQHRFSLPSLAVEDFPQVGFTDFKVSQLTPICESASETDILQEILSVAQASQELINQNNFPGTWGGSSAPDDDFSFMVGRDTYNQVNDVSAERYIDKPWEDPNTRSIQIGDLDEDFKTERMTENLRWVGMSDKDLEKSFIEEHKIVPIEDISNFPRREEHEFQGESGNDQSCKEFNDSEMNNFQLGFIDEPNENFLDDGNLEDYSSSPSFEVIEEVKVNHGMFISTRQVAETFFHQIVPSQTVKVHLNPVLMSGFSIEKEDAQITAENRASFLRKFKAFARGKFVAFTKAVNPCAIMCVVTLLLVHIYLGEHMEEEKLMDGFSSTDSVKEEGCSNNGKSKKMPGRIKCNDKRGQVSVVTNTEGGDSFSAFFKRIEIFLTVSLALCTMWANHIIPRD; encoded by the exons ATGGCTCCTGTTTCATTGCCTCCTGGTTTCCGCTTCCACCCTACTGATGAGGAACTCGTCGCATACTATCTCAAAAGAAAGATCAATGGCCGTAAGATTGATTTGGAGATCATCCCTGAGGTTGATCTATACAAATGTGAACCCTGGGACTTACCAG GAAAATCATTATTGCCTAGCAAAGACCTGGAGTGGTATTTCTTTAGTCCACGGGATCGGAAGTACCCGAATGGATCAAGGACTAATCGTGCAACTAAAGCTGGATATTGGAAGGCCACCGGGAAGGATCGAAAAGTGAACTCTCAGACGCGTGCCGTGGGCATGAAGAAAACCCTAGTTTACTATCGAGGGAGAGCACCTCACGGTGCTCGAACAGATTGGGTTATGCATGAATATCGTCTAGACGAGAGAGAATGTGAAATTCCTTCAGGCTTGCAG GATGCATATGCGCTTTGTCGTGTGTTCAAGAAGAGTGCAACTGGTCCAAAAATAGGAGAGCATTATGCTATCCCTACTACCAATTATCAACTAACTAGTGACCATTCATCTAGCGTTGAACTGTATTCTGAAGGAAGATGTGAAGACTTGGAGAGCACGGATTATCGAATGCCATATGATAATTCATGCTCGCCCAACATGGTAGCTGGATCGTCACATGATATCAGTGGAACTAGAGATGGGAAATGGATGCAGTTCTTATCAGAAGATGCATTTAATTTCACACCTACACCATATCCAAATTATGGAAACGTTTCATACCCTCCATCTAAG GTGGATATAACGTTAGAGTGTGCGAGGTTGCAGCATCGGTTCTCCCTTCCTTCATTGGCGGTGGAGGACTTCCCTCAAGTTGGATTCACTGACTTTAAAGTGTCACAATTAACACCCATATGCGAAAGTGCAAGTGAAACTGATATTTTGCAGGAAATTCTTTCAGTTGCTCAAGCTTCTCAGGAACTGATAAATCAAAATAACTTTCCGGGGACATGGGGTGGAAGTTCTGCCCCGGATGATGATTTTTCCTTTATGGTTGGCAGAGATACTTACAATCAAGTTAATGATGTGAGTGCTGAGAGATATATAGACAAACCCTGGGAAGATCCAAATACAAGGTCAATACAGATTGGAGATCTTGATGAAGATTTTAAGACAGAGAGGATGACAGAGAACTTAAGATGGGTGGGAATGTCAGACAAAGATCTAGAGAAG AGTTTTATTGAAGAACACAAGATCGTTCCAATAGAAGATATATCAAACTTTCCAAGAAGAGAAGAGCATGAGTTCCAAG GAGAAAGTGGAAATGACCAAAGCTGTAAGGAATTCAATGATTCAGAGATGAATAACTTCCAACTTGGATTCATCGATGAGCCAAATGAGAACTTTCTTGATGATGGAAACTTGGAAGATTATTCAAGCTCTCCAAGCTTCGAGGTCATCGAGGAAGTTAAAGTTAATCATGGAATGTTCATTTCAACTCGCCAGGTAGCCGAGACATTCTTTCATCAAATAGTGCCTTCACAGACAGTTAAGGTCCACCTAAACCCCGTGCTGATGAGTGGCTTCTCAATAGAGAAAGAAGATGCACAAATTACAGCTGAGAATAGAGCTTCCTTCCTTAGAAAGTTCAAGGCATTCGCAAGGGGGAAGTTTGTGGCATTCACCAAAGCAGTGAATCCATGTGCAATCATGTGTGTGGTCACACTTCTTTTGGTGCACATATATCTTGGGGAGCATATGGAAGAAGAGAAATTGATGGATGGCTTTAGCTCAACTGACAGTGTGAAAGAAGAAGGTTGCTCAAACAATGGGAAAAGCAAGAAAATGCCAGGCAGAATTAAGTGCAATGACAAGAGGGGACAGGTTTCAGTGGTGACTAACACAGAAGGGGGGGATAGCTTTAGTGCTTTTTTCAAGAGAATAGAGATTTTCCTCACCGTTTCTTTGGCTCTTTGTACCATGTGGGCTAACCACATTATACCTagggattga